One part of the Rothia sp. ZJ932 genome encodes these proteins:
- a CDS encoding DUF6350 family protein — MKTPASSPQTAPARTIPMPLWLQGIVEFFVAAFSSLCAVFLLVGAVALTNDLAHGSSLVTAGQVASNIWLLMHGAPLNLNIPVNGVFAAIAGTVSLAPLGLTLLPLALTFRSGRRLAQASYEGQFWVPIVSGLFFYAAVAAAASFLGATPFISTPLSTSVLMTVAVGLCGAVAGGYYESRSLARMIGVNAATWVRRFSQYSRWTGSYVWALVRSVVVGFLAFVVGGAVLAAVALIYNWNDVIATYQSLHAGVVGDTAITLLQMGFVPNFVVYAMSWSTGAGFALGEGTTINLQTTDVGLMPALPLLSALPQPVEPWSLFVLSVPVIAGLAAGWWFFREGENHFDEWLSLKLSYRWLSWPLSHLFLAILVGALSGVLAFITGALAHGSLGLGRLTDIGADPLLFAAHTAVLMAIGVFLGSIVAPFAELDNSSELDRFASTATNRKSSDHQRSGAFWKKGSRRSTANSLETPVIEGEVVEAGTQDTPDKVDNPFARLFADEELPGSVRAEEHESSEKTADNAEDPDQQQVAAVETVVESPAESVTAADQKDNAAQKPVTETEPAEKKRPIIRRPKAKKYRQSAE, encoded by the coding sequence ATGAAAACCCCTGCCTCCTCACCCCAGACCGCGCCAGCTCGCACGATTCCTATGCCTTTGTGGCTTCAAGGGATAGTGGAGTTTTTTGTTGCTGCTTTCAGTTCTTTGTGTGCTGTGTTTTTGTTGGTGGGTGCAGTTGCCCTCACCAACGATCTGGCTCATGGCTCAAGTCTGGTGACCGCGGGGCAGGTGGCATCAAATATTTGGTTGCTGATGCACGGTGCCCCTTTAAACCTGAACATTCCGGTGAACGGGGTTTTTGCGGCCATCGCAGGCACGGTGAGTTTAGCTCCGCTGGGTCTGACGCTTCTTCCGCTGGCGCTGACTTTCAGGTCAGGACGCCGGTTGGCGCAGGCGTCCTACGAGGGGCAGTTTTGGGTGCCGATTGTTTCTGGCTTGTTTTTTTACGCAGCGGTTGCCGCTGCCGCAAGTTTCTTGGGTGCAACCCCGTTTATCAGCACACCTCTTAGTACATCAGTGCTGATGACTGTTGCCGTGGGTCTATGCGGTGCGGTGGCAGGTGGCTACTACGAGTCACGGTCTTTGGCACGCATGATCGGTGTAAACGCTGCTACCTGGGTGCGGCGTTTTAGCCAGTATTCGCGGTGGACTGGATCTTACGTGTGGGCATTGGTGCGTTCTGTAGTCGTGGGGTTCCTAGCCTTCGTGGTGGGTGGTGCGGTACTAGCTGCTGTTGCGCTTATCTACAACTGGAACGATGTCATCGCCACCTACCAGAGCTTGCACGCCGGGGTGGTGGGCGATACCGCTATAACCCTATTGCAGATGGGCTTTGTGCCTAACTTCGTGGTGTACGCGATGTCATGGTCAACCGGCGCTGGGTTTGCTCTCGGTGAGGGAACCACGATCAATTTACAAACAACCGATGTGGGTTTGATGCCGGCTTTGCCGTTGCTTTCAGCCCTTCCGCAACCGGTTGAACCGTGGAGCCTTTTTGTCCTGTCGGTGCCCGTGATCGCGGGTCTTGCCGCCGGTTGGTGGTTCTTTAGGGAGGGTGAAAACCACTTCGATGAGTGGCTTTCTCTCAAACTGTCTTACCGCTGGCTTTCTTGGCCACTGTCTCACCTGTTTCTAGCAATCCTCGTGGGCGCACTCAGCGGGGTGCTGGCGTTCATCACTGGCGCTTTAGCACACGGCTCCTTGGGCTTGGGGCGCTTGACCGATATCGGTGCTGACCCCCTGCTTTTTGCGGCACATACCGCCGTCCTGATGGCAATCGGTGTTTTTCTGGGATCTATCGTTGCGCCCTTTGCGGAACTTGATAACTCCTCTGAACTAGACCGCTTCGCGAGTACCGCCACAAACCGCAAAAGCTCCGATCACCAGCGCAGCGGTGCTTTCTGGAAGAAGGGATCCCGCCGCTCCACAGCCAACTCTCTTGAAACTCCCGTGATTGAGGGCGAAGTCGTTGAAGCGGGCACCCAAGATACACCTGACAAGGTGGATAACCCGTTCGCGCGTTTATTTGCCGATGAGGAACTGCCCGGTTCTGTACGAGCAGAAGAACACGAGAGCTCAGAAAAGACGGCAGATAATGCTGAGGATCCTGACCAACAGCAGGTAGCAGCAGTAGAGACTGTCGTAGAGAGCCCCGCAGAATCAGTAACAGCCGCTGATCAAAAAGATAATGCAGCGCAAAAACCGGTAACTGAAACAGAACCCGCCGAGAAAAAACGTCCGATTATCAGGCGTCCTAAAGCTAAAAAATACCGTCAATCGGCAGAGTAA
- a CDS encoding SDR family oxidoreductase has product MTLSSEPFVLITGASAGIGREFARQYAQRGYHLVIHGRNRSALESLAQQLTHRYGVEVEILTADLAVPHEVEQVTERLSDAAKPVEILINNAGFGLGKAFENASVHEHAQQVEVLAKVPLQLMHVACQQMLTRGRGRVINVASVAAFMPNGTYSAVKRFLVTLSESAHLQYAPRGISVTAVCPGLTRTGFHGAMGVDEPMLPGIFWLTPEQIVREAIDANLKGKAVCVPSLPYKVLVAVQKIMPAALATELVARTRNY; this is encoded by the coding sequence ATGACACTTTCTTCTGAACCTTTTGTACTGATTACCGGAGCCTCTGCTGGCATTGGCCGTGAGTTTGCCCGGCAATATGCCCAGCGTGGCTACCATCTGGTGATTCACGGTCGCAACCGTTCTGCGCTGGAGTCTTTAGCTCAACAGCTGACCCACCGCTACGGGGTGGAGGTTGAAATTCTTACCGCTGATCTAGCGGTGCCCCACGAGGTTGAACAGGTAACGGAACGCTTGAGTGACGCCGCCAAACCTGTAGAAATTCTTATTAACAATGCAGGGTTCGGCTTGGGTAAGGCTTTTGAGAACGCGAGTGTACACGAGCATGCGCAGCAGGTTGAGGTACTGGCGAAAGTTCCCTTGCAGCTCATGCACGTTGCTTGCCAGCAGATGCTCACCCGCGGTCGGGGCAGGGTTATTAATGTGGCATCGGTGGCGGCGTTCATGCCCAACGGCACCTACTCTGCGGTGAAGCGTTTTTTGGTGACGCTCAGCGAGTCAGCGCACCTGCAGTATGCACCCCGTGGCATTTCTGTCACCGCAGTGTGCCCCGGTCTCACCCGCACCGGGTTCCACGGAGCTATGGGGGTTGATGAACCCATGTTACCGGGCATTTTCTGGCTCACCCCCGAACAGATCGTACGCGAGGCTATCGACGCTAATCTGAAGGGTAAAGCAGTATGTGTTCCGTCACTGCCCTACAAGGTGTTGGTAGCGGTGCAAAAGATAATGCCCGCAGCTCTTGCCACCGAGCTGGTAGCGAGAACTCGCAATTACTAA
- a CDS encoding plasmid stabilization protein, with the protein MSAAGLLLDSDVLAEIRKAEPNPQVVAFLRRNSYKVLYISVLSLGELKGLYPYSETERWIAELVDRFGKHVLDIDAAVALEWAGRHAEVKLHAVGSATATPLPTAALEGLMAATATVHHLEIASSKAEVYRQWGVEARNPFLEV; encoded by the coding sequence ATGAGCGCAGCCGGTTTACTGCTTGATTCTGATGTTCTTGCCGAGATTCGCAAGGCAGAACCCAACCCGCAGGTTGTAGCTTTCTTACGGCGCAACTCGTATAAGGTGCTTTACATTTCGGTGTTGAGCTTGGGCGAGTTGAAGGGACTTTACCCGTATTCCGAGACCGAGCGGTGGATCGCTGAACTGGTAGATAGGTTCGGCAAACACGTTCTTGATATTGACGCTGCGGTTGCTTTGGAATGGGCAGGACGTCACGCTGAAGTGAAGTTGCACGCTGTAGGTTCTGCAACGGCAACGCCTCTACCCACTGCTGCTCTAGAGGGGCTGATGGCGGCGACTGCCACCGTCCACCATCTAGAGATTGCAAGTTCTAAAGCTGAGGTTTACCGTCAGTGGGGTGTGGAGGCCCGCAACCCTTTCCTCGAGGTCTAA